In Oncorhynchus keta strain PuntledgeMale-10-30-2019 chromosome 19, Oket_V2, whole genome shotgun sequence, a single genomic region encodes these proteins:
- the LOC118398014 gene encoding eIF5-mimic protein 1 isoform X2: MEKQPASAQHMWELLQRLLEKHSRTFMNTGKQQKPVLTGQRFKTRKRDEKEKFEPTVFRDTIILGLNEAGGDLDAVAKFLDVTGSRLDYRRYADTLFDILIAGSMLAPGGTRIDEGDKTKVTEHCVFTTKENHANLRHYAQVFNKLIRRYKYLQNAFEEEIKKLLLFLKAFSESEQTKLAMLTGILLANGTLPPPILTSLFSDNVVKEGISASFAVKMFKAWISEKDANAVTSALRKANLDKKLLELFPANKQNMEHFSKYFNEAGLKELSDFMRVQQSQGTRKELQKELQERLSQDCPIREMVVYVKEEMKRSALQEQAVIGLLWNILMNAVEWNKKEELVTEQALKHLKHYAPLLAAFSTQGQSELVLLLRIQEYCYDNIHFMKSFSKIVVLFYKADVLSEEAILRWYKDTHTTKGKGVFVEQMKKFVEWLQNAEEESESEGEED; the protein is encoded by the exons atggaaaagcagccagcaagtgctcagcatatgtgggaacttcttcaacgactgttggaaaagcattccag GACTTTTATGAATACCGGTAAGCAACAGAAGCCAGTGCTAACAGGCCAGCGGTTCAAGACCAGGAAAAGGG ATGAAAAGGAGAAGTTTGAGCCCACAGTTTTTAGAGACACAATTATTCTGGGCCTCAACGAAGCAGGAGGAGACCTCGATGCTGTAGCCAAGTTCCTGGACGTTACCGGGTCCCGACTCGACTACCGTCGCTATGCGGACACTCTCTTCGACATCCTCATCGCGGGGAGCATGCTCG CTCCCGGTGGGACGCGCATTGACGAGGGGGACAAGACCAAGGTGACAGAACACTGTGTGTTTACCACCAAGGAGAACCATGCCAACCTCCGCCACTATGCTCAg gttttTAACAAGCTTATCAGGAGGTACAAGTACCTGCAGAATGCCTTCGAGGAGGAAATCAAAAAG CTTCTGCTGTTCCTGAAGGCATTCAGCGAATCAGAGCAGACCAAGCTGGCTATGTTGACTGGTATCCTATTGGCTAACGGCACTCTGCCCCCACCCATCCTCACCAGCCTCTTCAGTGACAATGTTGTCaaggaag GTATCTCTGCATCCTTTGCGGTGAAGATGTTCAAGGCTTGGATATCTGAGAAAGATGCCAATGCCGTCACCTCAGCCCTGAGGAAGGCTAACCTGGATAAGAAACTCCTG GAGTTGTTTCCTGCCAACAAGCAGAACATGGAGCACTTCTCCAAGTACTTCAATGAGGCGGGACTGAAGGAGCTGTCAGACTTTATGCGTGTGCAGCAGTCTCAGGGAACACGCAAGGAGCTGCAGAAAGAACTGCAGGAGCGCCTCTCTCAGGACTGCCCCATACGAGAG ATGGTGGTGTACGtgaaggaggagatgaagaggagtgCTCTCCAGGAGCAGGCTGTGATCGGTCTGCTGTGGAACATTCTCATGAATGCTGTGGAGTGGAACAAGAAGGAGGAGTTGGTCACCGAGCAAGCCCTCAAACACCTTAAA CACTATGCCCCCCTGCTAGCAGCGTTCAGCACCCAGGGCCAGTCAGAGCTGGTGCTGCTACTGAGGATCCAGGAGTACTGCTATGACAATATCCACTTCATGAAGTCCTTCTCCAAGATAGTGGTGCTCTTCTACAAAG CTGATGTGTTGAGTGAGGAGGCCATTCTGAGGTGGTACAAAGACACTCACACCACCAAAGGGAAAGGTGTCTTTGTCGAGCAGATGAAGAAGTTTGTTGAGTGGCTGCAAAATGCAGAAGAAG AGTCCGagtctgagggagaggaggactag
- the LOC118398014 gene encoding eIF5-mimic protein 1 isoform X3: MESRTFMNTGKQQKPVLTGQRFKTRKRDEKEKFEPTVFRDTIILGLNEAGGDLDAVAKFLDVTGSRLDYRRYADTLFDILIAGSMLAPGGTRIDEGDKTKVTEHCVFTTKENHANLRHYAQVFNKLIRRYKYLQNAFEEEIKKLLLFLKAFSESEQTKLAMLTGILLANGTLPPPILTSLFSDNVVKEGISASFAVKMFKAWISEKDANAVTSALRKANLDKKLLELFPANKQNMEHFSKYFNEAGLKELSDFMRVQQSQGTRKELQKELQERLSQDCPIREVEYQIPCPAFVPLNKLQEHCVPLCFQPLIGMVVYVKEEMKRSALQEQAVIGLLWNILMNAVEWNKKEELVTEQALKHLKHYAPLLAAFSTQGQSELVLLLRIQEYCYDNIHFMKSFSKIVVLFYKADVLSEEAILRWYKDTHTTKGKGVFVEQMKKFVEWLQNAEEESESEGEED, from the exons GACTTTTATGAATACCGGTAAGCAACAGAAGCCAGTGCTAACAGGCCAGCGGTTCAAGACCAGGAAAAGGG ATGAAAAGGAGAAGTTTGAGCCCACAGTTTTTAGAGACACAATTATTCTGGGCCTCAACGAAGCAGGAGGAGACCTCGATGCTGTAGCCAAGTTCCTGGACGTTACCGGGTCCCGACTCGACTACCGTCGCTATGCGGACACTCTCTTCGACATCCTCATCGCGGGGAGCATGCTCG CTCCCGGTGGGACGCGCATTGACGAGGGGGACAAGACCAAGGTGACAGAACACTGTGTGTTTACCACCAAGGAGAACCATGCCAACCTCCGCCACTATGCTCAg gttttTAACAAGCTTATCAGGAGGTACAAGTACCTGCAGAATGCCTTCGAGGAGGAAATCAAAAAG CTTCTGCTGTTCCTGAAGGCATTCAGCGAATCAGAGCAGACCAAGCTGGCTATGTTGACTGGTATCCTATTGGCTAACGGCACTCTGCCCCCACCCATCCTCACCAGCCTCTTCAGTGACAATGTTGTCaaggaag GTATCTCTGCATCCTTTGCGGTGAAGATGTTCAAGGCTTGGATATCTGAGAAAGATGCCAATGCCGTCACCTCAGCCCTGAGGAAGGCTAACCTGGATAAGAAACTCCTG GAGTTGTTTCCTGCCAACAAGCAGAACATGGAGCACTTCTCCAAGTACTTCAATGAGGCGGGACTGAAGGAGCTGTCAGACTTTATGCGTGTGCAGCAGTCTCAGGGAACACGCAAGGAGCTGCAGAAAGAACTGCAGGAGCGCCTCTCTCAGGACTGCCCCATACGAGAGGTGGAATACCAGATACCATGTCCTGCCTTTGTGCCCTTGAACAAGCTCCAAGAGCATTGCGTCCCCCTCTGCTTTCAACCCCTCATTGGG ATGGTGGTGTACGtgaaggaggagatgaagaggagtgCTCTCCAGGAGCAGGCTGTGATCGGTCTGCTGTGGAACATTCTCATGAATGCTGTGGAGTGGAACAAGAAGGAGGAGTTGGTCACCGAGCAAGCCCTCAAACACCTTAAA CACTATGCCCCCCTGCTAGCAGCGTTCAGCACCCAGGGCCAGTCAGAGCTGGTGCTGCTACTGAGGATCCAGGAGTACTGCTATGACAATATCCACTTCATGAAGTCCTTCTCCAAGATAGTGGTGCTCTTCTACAAAG CTGATGTGTTGAGTGAGGAGGCCATTCTGAGGTGGTACAAAGACACTCACACCACCAAAGGGAAAGGTGTCTTTGTCGAGCAGATGAAGAAGTTTGTTGAGTGGCTGCAAAATGCAGAAGAAG AGTCCGagtctgagggagaggaggactag
- the LOC118398014 gene encoding eIF5-mimic protein 1 isoform X4, producing MNTGKQQKPVLTGQRFKTRKRDEKEKFEPTVFRDTIILGLNEAGGDLDAVAKFLDVTGSRLDYRRYADTLFDILIAGSMLAPGGTRIDEGDKTKVTEHCVFTTKENHANLRHYAQVFNKLIRRYKYLQNAFEEEIKKLLLFLKAFSESEQTKLAMLTGILLANGTLPPPILTSLFSDNVVKEGISASFAVKMFKAWISEKDANAVTSALRKANLDKKLLELFPANKQNMEHFSKYFNEAGLKELSDFMRVQQSQGTRKELQKELQERLSQDCPIREVEYQIPCPAFVPLNKLQEHCVPLCFQPLIGMVVYVKEEMKRSALQEQAVIGLLWNILMNAVEWNKKEELVTEQALKHLKHYAPLLAAFSTQGQSELVLLLRIQEYCYDNIHFMKSFSKIVVLFYKADVLSEEAILRWYKDTHTTKGKGVFVEQMKKFVEWLQNAEEESESEGEED from the exons ATGAATACCGGTAAGCAACAGAAGCCAGTGCTAACAGGCCAGCGGTTCAAGACCAGGAAAAGGG ATGAAAAGGAGAAGTTTGAGCCCACAGTTTTTAGAGACACAATTATTCTGGGCCTCAACGAAGCAGGAGGAGACCTCGATGCTGTAGCCAAGTTCCTGGACGTTACCGGGTCCCGACTCGACTACCGTCGCTATGCGGACACTCTCTTCGACATCCTCATCGCGGGGAGCATGCTCG CTCCCGGTGGGACGCGCATTGACGAGGGGGACAAGACCAAGGTGACAGAACACTGTGTGTTTACCACCAAGGAGAACCATGCCAACCTCCGCCACTATGCTCAg gttttTAACAAGCTTATCAGGAGGTACAAGTACCTGCAGAATGCCTTCGAGGAGGAAATCAAAAAG CTTCTGCTGTTCCTGAAGGCATTCAGCGAATCAGAGCAGACCAAGCTGGCTATGTTGACTGGTATCCTATTGGCTAACGGCACTCTGCCCCCACCCATCCTCACCAGCCTCTTCAGTGACAATGTTGTCaaggaag GTATCTCTGCATCCTTTGCGGTGAAGATGTTCAAGGCTTGGATATCTGAGAAAGATGCCAATGCCGTCACCTCAGCCCTGAGGAAGGCTAACCTGGATAAGAAACTCCTG GAGTTGTTTCCTGCCAACAAGCAGAACATGGAGCACTTCTCCAAGTACTTCAATGAGGCGGGACTGAAGGAGCTGTCAGACTTTATGCGTGTGCAGCAGTCTCAGGGAACACGCAAGGAGCTGCAGAAAGAACTGCAGGAGCGCCTCTCTCAGGACTGCCCCATACGAGAGGTGGAATACCAGATACCATGTCCTGCCTTTGTGCCCTTGAACAAGCTCCAAGAGCATTGCGTCCCCCTCTGCTTTCAACCCCTCATTGGG ATGGTGGTGTACGtgaaggaggagatgaagaggagtgCTCTCCAGGAGCAGGCTGTGATCGGTCTGCTGTGGAACATTCTCATGAATGCTGTGGAGTGGAACAAGAAGGAGGAGTTGGTCACCGAGCAAGCCCTCAAACACCTTAAA CACTATGCCCCCCTGCTAGCAGCGTTCAGCACCCAGGGCCAGTCAGAGCTGGTGCTGCTACTGAGGATCCAGGAGTACTGCTATGACAATATCCACTTCATGAAGTCCTTCTCCAAGATAGTGGTGCTCTTCTACAAAG CTGATGTGTTGAGTGAGGAGGCCATTCTGAGGTGGTACAAAGACACTCACACCACCAAAGGGAAAGGTGTCTTTGTCGAGCAGATGAAGAAGTTTGTTGAGTGGCTGCAAAATGCAGAAGAAG AGTCCGagtctgagggagaggaggactag
- the LOC118398014 gene encoding eIF5-mimic protein 1 isoform X1, which produces MEKQPASAQHMWELLQRLLEKHSRTFMNTGKQQKPVLTGQRFKTRKRDEKEKFEPTVFRDTIILGLNEAGGDLDAVAKFLDVTGSRLDYRRYADTLFDILIAGSMLAPGGTRIDEGDKTKVTEHCVFTTKENHANLRHYAQVFNKLIRRYKYLQNAFEEEIKKLLLFLKAFSESEQTKLAMLTGILLANGTLPPPILTSLFSDNVVKEGISASFAVKMFKAWISEKDANAVTSALRKANLDKKLLELFPANKQNMEHFSKYFNEAGLKELSDFMRVQQSQGTRKELQKELQERLSQDCPIREVEYQIPCPAFVPLNKLQEHCVPLCFQPLIGMVVYVKEEMKRSALQEQAVIGLLWNILMNAVEWNKKEELVTEQALKHLKHYAPLLAAFSTQGQSELVLLLRIQEYCYDNIHFMKSFSKIVVLFYKADVLSEEAILRWYKDTHTTKGKGVFVEQMKKFVEWLQNAEEESESEGEED; this is translated from the exons atggaaaagcagccagcaagtgctcagcatatgtgggaacttcttcaacgactgttggaaaagcattccag GACTTTTATGAATACCGGTAAGCAACAGAAGCCAGTGCTAACAGGCCAGCGGTTCAAGACCAGGAAAAGGG ATGAAAAGGAGAAGTTTGAGCCCACAGTTTTTAGAGACACAATTATTCTGGGCCTCAACGAAGCAGGAGGAGACCTCGATGCTGTAGCCAAGTTCCTGGACGTTACCGGGTCCCGACTCGACTACCGTCGCTATGCGGACACTCTCTTCGACATCCTCATCGCGGGGAGCATGCTCG CTCCCGGTGGGACGCGCATTGACGAGGGGGACAAGACCAAGGTGACAGAACACTGTGTGTTTACCACCAAGGAGAACCATGCCAACCTCCGCCACTATGCTCAg gttttTAACAAGCTTATCAGGAGGTACAAGTACCTGCAGAATGCCTTCGAGGAGGAAATCAAAAAG CTTCTGCTGTTCCTGAAGGCATTCAGCGAATCAGAGCAGACCAAGCTGGCTATGTTGACTGGTATCCTATTGGCTAACGGCACTCTGCCCCCACCCATCCTCACCAGCCTCTTCAGTGACAATGTTGTCaaggaag GTATCTCTGCATCCTTTGCGGTGAAGATGTTCAAGGCTTGGATATCTGAGAAAGATGCCAATGCCGTCACCTCAGCCCTGAGGAAGGCTAACCTGGATAAGAAACTCCTG GAGTTGTTTCCTGCCAACAAGCAGAACATGGAGCACTTCTCCAAGTACTTCAATGAGGCGGGACTGAAGGAGCTGTCAGACTTTATGCGTGTGCAGCAGTCTCAGGGAACACGCAAGGAGCTGCAGAAAGAACTGCAGGAGCGCCTCTCTCAGGACTGCCCCATACGAGAGGTGGAATACCAGATACCATGTCCTGCCTTTGTGCCCTTGAACAAGCTCCAAGAGCATTGCGTCCCCCTCTGCTTTCAACCCCTCATTGGG ATGGTGGTGTACGtgaaggaggagatgaagaggagtgCTCTCCAGGAGCAGGCTGTGATCGGTCTGCTGTGGAACATTCTCATGAATGCTGTGGAGTGGAACAAGAAGGAGGAGTTGGTCACCGAGCAAGCCCTCAAACACCTTAAA CACTATGCCCCCCTGCTAGCAGCGTTCAGCACCCAGGGCCAGTCAGAGCTGGTGCTGCTACTGAGGATCCAGGAGTACTGCTATGACAATATCCACTTCATGAAGTCCTTCTCCAAGATAGTGGTGCTCTTCTACAAAG CTGATGTGTTGAGTGAGGAGGCCATTCTGAGGTGGTACAAAGACACTCACACCACCAAAGGGAAAGGTGTCTTTGTCGAGCAGATGAAGAAGTTTGTTGAGTGGCTGCAAAATGCAGAAGAAG AGTCCGagtctgagggagaggaggactag